A region of the bacterium genome:
GCCGGCCTCGAAACACTCAAATAAAACGCTCTCCGGCAAACCCGGGGCAGTTCACACCCGTTTGTGCCTGATCTGTTGGTGGGGTGGGATCCGCTGATCCCGGGTTCGGTGGCGGCGTTTGTGGGTCGGGCCGAGGCGGCGGTGCGGGCTCTGAACCGCTCGGATGATGTTCATGGGGGTTTGGCTGGTGTGAGCCGGTTCTTGTTGAGGGCGGAGTCGGTGGGTTCTTCCGCGATTGAGGGTTTGCGGGTTGGTCCCCGGCGTGTGTTGGCGGCGGAGGAACGGATCGCTAGGGGCGCTGCGGTCACAGATGGCGTGGCGGCGGAGGTGGTGGGCAATATCGACGCTATGCGCCGGGCCGTGGCCGTGGCTGCTCAGCCCGGCCCGCTCACCCTAGGCGCCTTGTTGGAGGTTCACAGGTTGCTGATGGACCGCTCCCCGACTCCGGAGTTGGGGGGTGTGTTGCGGGAGGAGCAGGGTTGGATAGGGGGAGGGAGCTTCAACCCCACCAACGCGGCCTATGTGCCACCTCCCCCGGATCGAGTGGCTGGGTTGATGGACGACCTGGTCGCCTACGTGAACACGACCCATCACAGTCCGCTCACCCAAGCAGCGGTGGCTCACGCCCAGTTCGAGACGATCCACCCTTTCGGCGACGGTAACGGCCGAGCCGGGCGGGCGCTGATCCATATCGTGTTGCAAAGACGGGGGTTGGCGCCTCGGGTGGTGCCGCCGATCAGCTTGGTTCTCGCTACCTGGTCCGACTCCTATGTTGGTGGTCTCACCGAATTCCGCCACGAAGGCGCCGCGGACAGTCCCCAACGAGACCGCGCCCTTGAGCCGTGGCTCGATGTATTCGCAGCTGCTACCCAGAGGGCATGCGCCGAAGCGGCGGAGTACAGCGACCGAATCCGCGAGCTGACCGACGGGTGGAAACACAAACTCGGACGCTACCGCAAAGGATCAGCCCTCGAGCGGCTCGTCCAACGTCTCCCA
Encoded here:
- a CDS encoding Fic family protein; the protein is MRRAVAVAAQPGPLTLGALLEVHRLLMDRSPTPELGGVLREEQGWIGGGSFNPTNAAYVPPPPDRVAGLMDDLVAYVNTTHHSPLTQAAVAHAQFETIHPFGDGNGRAGRALIHIVLQRRGLAPRVVPPISLVLATWSDSYVGGLTEFRHEGAADSPQRDRALEPWLDVFAAATQRACAEAAEYSDRIRELTDGWKHKLGRYRKGSALERLVQRLPGAPLLTPDKAAQLIGRSPVATRAAITQLVDAGILRLRPTSTPRNRVLEAPAVIHMLTTLERSLATPQRNTRQQRPVRPVPDRPLKEAGVLIEGQ